A portion of the Glycine max cultivar Williams 82 chromosome 10, Glycine_max_v4.0, whole genome shotgun sequence genome contains these proteins:
- the LOC106794745 gene encoding uncharacterized protein: MELIENMAASDQAILCDRTYVSMKRSLLELGTQDATLAQNKLLTRQIEALTETLSKLPQQLQAVSSSHSSVLQVEGCPTCGGTHEPRQCVSQQDTSREVNYMGIPNRGFQGYNQGNSSRFHQGGAGFNHGPPGFNQGRNFMQGSGWRNQGNQYKEQRNQQPYQPPYQHPSQGLNQQEKPTNIEELLLQFIQETRSHQKSTDAAIRNLEVQIGQLAHDKAERPTRTFGANTEKNPKEECKAVLTRGQKKAQEEGKVEEEDQTEEERTETPEERTEEEEKVASPPKTKSQKAREAKKEEPPALPQDLPYPVVPTKKNQEHYFRRFLEIFKGLEITMPFGEALQQMPLYSKFMKDILTKKGKYIDNENIVVGGNCSAIIQRKLPKKFKDPDSVTIPCTIGKEMVNKALIDLGANMKIEVTLSKKATEMEKKKEF; this comes from the coding sequence ATGGAACTCATCGAGAACATGGCGGCCAGCGATCAAGCAATCCTTTGTGATCGTACCTATGTTTCCATGAAAAGAAGCCTCTTGGAACTCGGCACGCAGGACGCGACgttggcacaaaacaagctGTTGACGAGACAGATAGAAGCCCTTACCGAAACCCTCAGCAAATTACCTCAACAATTACAAGCAGTAAGTTCTTCCcactcttctgttttgcaggtagaAGGATGCCCCACATGCGGAGGAACCCATGAGCCTAGACAATGTGTAAGTCAACAGGACACCTCTCGAGAAGTAAACTATATGGGCATACCAAATCGCGGATTCCAGGGTTACAACCAGGGGAACTCATCCAGATTCCACCAAGGGGGAGCAGGATTCAATCACGGGCCACCAGGATTTAATCAAGGAAGAAATTTCATGCAAGGTTCAGGGTGGAGGAATCAGGGAAACCAATATAAGGAGCAAAGGAACCAACAACCATACCAACCGCCATACCAGCACCCCAGCCAAGGTCTGAATCAACAAGAAAAGCCCACCAATATAGAAGAACTGCTGCTGCAATTCATCCAGGAGACACGATCTCATCAAAAGAGCACGGATGCAGCCATTCGGAATCTGGAAGTTCAAATAGGCCAATTGGCACACGACAAAGCCGAACGGCCCACTAGAACTTTTGGGGCTAACACGGAGAAAAACCCGAAGGAAGAATGCAAGGCAGTGCTGACTCGAGGGCAGAAAAAAGCACAGGAGGAAGGtaaggttgaagaagaagacCAGACAGaggaagaaaggacagagacaCCAGAAGAAAggacagaagaagaagagaaggtggCATCACCACCTAAAACCAAGAGCCAGAAAGCAAGAGAAGCCAAGAAGGAAGAACCACCTGCCCTACCACAAGATctaccatatcctgtggtacccACCAAGAAGAACCAGGAACACTACTTCAGACGTTTCTTGGAAATATTCAAAGGGCTGGAGATCACTATGCCATTCGGGGAAGCCTTACAGCAGATGCCCCTCTACTCCAAATTTATGAAGGACATCCTCACCAAGAAGGGGAAGTACATTGACAATGAGAATATTGTGGTAGGGGGTAATTGCAGTGCTATAATACAGAGGAAGCTACCTAAGAAGTTTAAGGACCCCGATAGTGTTACCATCCCGTGCACCATAGGGAAGGAAATGGTAAACAAGGCCCTCATTGATTTAGGAGCAA